The following coding sequences lie in one Kribbella sp. NBC_00709 genomic window:
- a CDS encoding mandelate racemase/muconate lactonizing enzyme family protein produces the protein MSRITQVEVFPVAVPFARRFVLGSGTVGSPDSAPDQAGAVIFVKLTTEDGVVGWGEQRALPSWSYETAETMAVVIRRHLTPILLELTPFDVELFHQRAAKRLSPAVSNGFPFARAALDVAMHDAAGKLAGVPVHALLGGKIHDEIPLCSAIGVGDQDAVREHAIQSSDYAAYKVKIGGDLDADTAAIETVAEVADGKPLWLDANQSYRPSALRQLRDRTAGIHTIHCIEQPVPSTDTLAMARLRELIDLPIAIDEGSFSAQDLARAIRLDAADLVVVKICKSGGLRNALKTAQTALAGGLEILASGLTDCGVAFAAALHVFSQLELALPAELNGPELLSDLYVEGLSITKAVATVPTAPGLGVQVDEERIRAESIDLLYR, from the coding sequence ATGTCACGCATTACGCAGGTTGAGGTCTTCCCGGTCGCGGTGCCGTTCGCTCGCCGGTTCGTGCTCGGCAGCGGCACCGTCGGCTCTCCCGACTCCGCTCCCGACCAGGCCGGCGCGGTGATCTTCGTGAAGCTCACCACCGAGGACGGCGTGGTCGGCTGGGGAGAGCAGAGAGCGCTCCCCAGCTGGAGCTACGAGACCGCCGAGACGATGGCGGTCGTGATCCGGCGGCACCTCACGCCGATCCTGCTCGAGCTGACGCCGTTCGACGTCGAGCTGTTCCACCAGCGCGCCGCCAAGCGGCTCAGCCCCGCGGTGTCGAACGGCTTCCCGTTCGCCCGGGCCGCTCTCGACGTGGCGATGCACGACGCGGCCGGCAAGCTGGCCGGCGTACCTGTGCATGCTCTGCTCGGCGGCAAGATCCACGACGAGATACCGCTCTGCTCGGCGATCGGGGTCGGGGACCAGGACGCGGTCCGCGAACACGCGATCCAGTCGTCGGACTATGCGGCGTACAAGGTCAAGATCGGCGGGGACCTGGATGCGGACACGGCCGCGATCGAGACCGTCGCGGAGGTTGCCGACGGCAAACCGCTCTGGCTCGACGCCAACCAGTCGTACCGGCCCAGTGCGCTCCGGCAACTGCGCGACCGGACTGCGGGGATCCACACGATTCATTGCATCGAGCAACCAGTGCCGAGTACGGACACGCTGGCGATGGCCCGGCTCCGGGAGCTGATCGACCTGCCGATCGCGATCGACGAGGGCAGCTTCTCGGCGCAGGACCTGGCCCGCGCGATCCGGCTGGACGCCGCCGACCTGGTCGTGGTCAAGATCTGCAAGTCCGGCGGACTGCGCAACGCACTGAAGACCGCCCAGACCGCGCTCGCCGGCGGTCTCGAGATTCTCGCCAGCGGCCTCACCGACTGCGGAGTCGCGTTCGCCGCCGCGCTGCACGTGTTCAGTCAGCTCGAGCTCGCCCTGCCCGCCGAGCTCAACGGGCCGGAGCTGCTGAGCGATCTGTACGTCGAGGGGCTGAGCATCACCAAGGCCGTCGCAACGGTCCCCACCGCCCCTGGATTGGGCGTTCAGGTCGACGAGGAACGCATCCGCGCCGAGTCGATCGACCTGCTCTACCGGTGA
- a CDS encoding ABC transporter substrate-binding protein, producing MSTLLSRRRFLELTGLAGLGAAAAGTVAGCSSGPPSGAATWSMWSSSAAEKKVWDDFGKYVEQQLDVKSVATLTPSNGYPTKLDLQLVSGTASLVTALNGTLIPTYAARGAHRPLDDLIAADPDFKLDDFYETSQRISSFNGKTYAIGFDVAPTVMYYNKDLLTTQGIPLPSRTEPMSWATFRDLCKQLTKPGQQYGFTCAPAIDDLVSWIYCAGGNVMSDDGGRSTLGDPEAMEALQYVIDLFVKDKVTPPIKNLVTESSLSNFMQGNVAFMQNGPWQVVNARKAKFDWDIIPFPAGSAGSKPRVSGSSFAIPSGVRDGAELDLAWKLMKTLTSTGALDIYAKAGRNNPARLSAGSAFQPPPDNLGIVQEILAGKLAGGHAFDVTTNWNQVKQLLGQDLPRTFLGQVTVPDAINGLTPRLDILMRQHLDTVRQATARKG from the coding sequence ATGTCAACATTGCTGTCCCGCCGCAGGTTCCTCGAGCTGACCGGTTTGGCCGGGCTCGGGGCTGCCGCGGCCGGAACTGTGGCCGGGTGTTCGTCCGGGCCGCCGTCCGGCGCCGCGACCTGGTCCATGTGGTCCAGCAGCGCCGCCGAGAAGAAAGTCTGGGACGACTTCGGCAAGTACGTCGAGCAGCAACTCGACGTCAAGTCCGTCGCCACCCTGACGCCGTCCAACGGCTACCCGACCAAGCTCGACCTCCAACTCGTCAGCGGTACGGCGAGCCTCGTGACCGCGCTCAACGGCACGCTGATCCCGACGTACGCCGCCCGCGGCGCGCACCGGCCGCTCGACGACCTGATCGCCGCCGACCCGGACTTCAAGCTCGACGACTTCTACGAGACCAGCCAGCGGATCTCCAGCTTCAACGGCAAGACGTACGCGATCGGTTTCGACGTTGCGCCGACGGTCATGTACTACAACAAGGACCTGCTGACCACGCAAGGAATCCCGCTGCCGTCCCGGACCGAACCGATGTCCTGGGCAACGTTCCGTGACCTCTGCAAGCAGCTCACCAAGCCGGGGCAGCAGTACGGCTTCACCTGCGCGCCGGCCATCGACGACCTGGTGTCCTGGATCTACTGCGCCGGCGGCAACGTGATGAGCGACGACGGCGGCCGGAGCACCTTGGGCGATCCCGAGGCGATGGAGGCGCTGCAGTATGTCATCGACCTGTTCGTCAAGGACAAGGTCACCCCGCCGATCAAGAACCTCGTCACCGAGAGCTCTCTGTCGAACTTCATGCAGGGCAACGTCGCGTTCATGCAGAACGGTCCGTGGCAGGTCGTGAACGCCCGGAAGGCCAAGTTCGACTGGGACATCATCCCGTTCCCGGCCGGCTCGGCCGGCAGCAAGCCGCGCGTCTCGGGCTCCAGCTTCGCGATTCCATCGGGGGTGCGCGACGGTGCCGAGCTCGACCTCGCGTGGAAGCTGATGAAGACCCTGACCAGCACCGGCGCGCTCGACATCTATGCCAAGGCCGGCCGGAACAACCCGGCTCGGCTCAGCGCCGGGAGCGCGTTCCAGCCGCCGCCCGACAACCTGGGCATCGTCCAGGAGATCCTGGCCGGCAAGCTCGCCGGCGGTCACGCCTTCGACGTCACCACGAACTGGAACCAGGTCAAGCAACTGCTCGGCCAGGACCTGCCGCGGACGTTCCTCGGCCAGGTGACCGTCCCGGACGCGATCAACGGGCTCACGCCGCGCCTGGACATCCTGATGCGGCAGCACCTGGACACCGTCCGCCAAGCCACCGCCAGGAAGGGGTGA
- a CDS encoding hydroxyacid dehydrogenase, producing MPKLAALFSPERAADVVDAATRRLLEDRFEVVWATAEHTAGPGSAAKPPALDPAAVPELVNGADVLLTSWGTPHLGKELWSDGNGPKVVAHAAGTVKNLIDPAILDQGVAVFSAGPRIAWSVGEYCLASMLTLARRLPRFDGAVRAGGWKQTEYRGHELAGAKVGIIGASSTARALITLLKPFGCDVVVYDPYLTAERAELLGVRLADLWETAESAFLTIHVPNVPETKGMISRELIERLPDGAVVVNSSRGPAIDQQALLDHALDGRIYAALDVYDPEPPTFDESVLRAENLLLTPHIAGDTAEGHLALAGYVLKDALQWLDDGTRGPSFVDPAAWSIAA from the coding sequence ATGCCGAAACTCGCTGCCCTCTTCTCCCCCGAACGTGCCGCCGATGTCGTCGACGCCGCTACCCGGCGCCTGCTCGAGGACCGTTTCGAGGTCGTCTGGGCCACCGCGGAGCACACCGCCGGCCCTGGATCCGCCGCGAAGCCGCCTGCGCTCGACCCCGCCGCCGTACCCGAGCTGGTCAACGGCGCCGACGTCCTGCTCACCAGCTGGGGTACGCCGCACCTCGGCAAGGAGCTGTGGTCCGATGGCAACGGCCCGAAGGTGGTCGCGCACGCGGCCGGAACGGTGAAGAACCTGATCGACCCGGCCATCCTCGACCAGGGTGTCGCGGTCTTCTCGGCCGGTCCGCGGATCGCGTGGTCGGTCGGCGAGTACTGCCTGGCGTCGATGCTGACGCTGGCGCGGCGGCTGCCCCGGTTCGACGGTGCGGTCCGCGCGGGGGGCTGGAAGCAGACGGAGTACCGCGGTCACGAACTGGCCGGCGCGAAGGTCGGAATCATCGGCGCGAGCAGCACCGCGAGAGCGCTCATCACGTTGCTCAAGCCGTTCGGCTGCGACGTGGTCGTCTACGACCCGTATCTGACGGCTGAGCGGGCCGAGCTGCTCGGCGTCCGCCTCGCCGACCTGTGGGAAACGGCAGAGAGCGCATTCTTGACGATCCACGTCCCGAACGTGCCCGAGACCAAGGGCATGATCTCGCGGGAGCTGATCGAGCGGCTCCCGGACGGCGCGGTCGTCGTCAACTCGTCGCGCGGTCCGGCGATCGACCAGCAGGCGCTGCTCGACCACGCGCTGGACGGCCGGATCTACGCCGCTCTGGACGTCTACGACCCCGAGCCGCCGACCTTCGACGAGAGCGTTCTCCGGGCGGAGAACCTGCTGCTCACCCCGCATATCGCCGGCGATACCGCCGAGGGTCATCTCGCGCTCGCGGGATACGTGCTCAAGGACGCGCTGCAGTGGCTCGACGACGGCACCCGCGGCCCGAGCTTCGTCGATCCCGCCGCCTGGTCGATCGCGGCGTGA